The nucleotide sequence CTTGATGTCCTCGGGATTGATGGCCACGTACTTCGAGATCACCGCCACCAGCTCGCGCTGGAGTTCGGGCAGATAGTCGGGCCGCCTCTTGCCGCTGAGGCTGGAACGCTCGTGGGCGAGGATGATCTGCAGGCGTTCCTTGGCAACGCTGGCAGTCTTCTTCTTTTCGCCAAGGAGGAACGAGAGGAACGACATGCCTTATCTGCCTCCGAAAATCCGCTTGAAGAAGCCCGGCTTCTCGGCCTCGACGAAGCGCATCGGCTTGTCCTCGCCGAGGAAACGCGCGACCACGTCGCTGTAGGCCTGGGCCACGTCCGTGTCCTTGTCGTGGATCGCGGGCACGCCCTGGTTGGAAGCGTGCAGCACGCTCTCCGACTCGGGGATCACGCCGATCAGCGGAATGCGCAGGATGTCCTGGATGTCCTCCAGCGACAGCATCTGGCCGCCCGCCACCCGGTTCGGGTTGTAGCGCGTGATCAGCAGGTGCTCCTTGACCGGGTCGCCGCCGTCCTTGGCGCGCTTGGTCTTGCTGCTGAGCATGCCCAGGATGCGGTCCGAGTCGCGCACCGACGAGACCTCGGGATTGGTCACCACCAGCGCCTCGTCGGCGAAGTGCATGGCCATCATCGCGCCGGTCTCGATGCCCGCGGGCGAGTCGCAGACGATGTAGTCGAAGTCCATCGCCGCCAGGTCGGCCAGCACCTTCTCCACGCCTTCCTGCGTCAGCGCTTCCTTGTCGCGCGTCTGCGAGGCGGCGAGAACGAACAGGTTCTCGCACTGCTTGTCCTTGATCAGGGCCTGGCTCAGGTTGGCCTCGCCCTGGATCACGTTGATCAGGTCGTACACCACGCGGCGTTCGCAACCCATGATCAGGTCGAGGTTGCGCAGGCCCACGTCGAAGTCGATCACGGCCGTCTTCTTGCCCGCGAGCGCGAGGCCCGAGGAGAAGCTGGCGCTCGTGGTCGTCTTGCCGACGCCGCCCTTGCCCGAGGTCACCACCACTATCTTGGCCATGGCCATTCCTTCTTGTTTCGATTCGGTTGTTGCTGGATCGCTGCCGCGTCGTCCCGCCCTGCCGTCAGGCAATGGGCTCGATCACGATTTTCTTGCCGTCGAGCCGGATCTGGGCCGCCTTCGCGAGCACCGTGTCGGGCAGCGGCACTTCCGAGGTCCGGTAGATGCCGGCCACCGCCACCAGCTGGGCTTCGAGGCAGGTCGAGAAGATCCGCGCCTCGGTGTTGCCGCGCGCGCCGGCGATCGCCTTGCCGCGCAGCGGCGCGTACACGTGCACGTTGCCGTCGGCGATGACCTCGGCGCCATGGCTCACCACGGCCGTCACGATCACGTCGCCGCCCCGCGCGTAGACCTGCTGGCCCGAGCGCAGCGGCCGGTCGATCAGCAGCGTGCCGTTGGCCGGCACCGGCACCTCGCGCACGATCTGCGGCGCGGGCGACGGGGTGGCCGGCGGCGGCTCGGCCGGGCGCGGGGCCGGGGCGGCGGGCATGTCGGTCACCACCAGGCCGGCGGCGCGGGCCGCGGCGTGCTGGGCCTCGCTGCCGCCGCGCACCGCGATCGGCTGGGTCTGGTGGCGCGCCAGCAGGCCGCGCAGGGCCTCGAAGTCGAGCGCGTCGCCCGCCCCGCCCTCGGCCGAGGCTTCCGGCAGTTGCGAGAGATCGATGACCACCGGTTCCTGTTCGAAGAAATCGGGGGAATCCGCCAGCTGGGCGTCGAGCGCCTCGGCCAGCACGCCCAGATCGGTCGTCTTGAGGATGACTGCGATCAGCGGCAGCGTGGCGCTCTTGAATTCGAATACCGCCCTGGTGCGCGCGGCGGAAACATCGGCCATTGGAAAACGTCTGGAAAACGTCGGTGCGAAAAGCCTCGGAGTCTAACGGGCGCGGGCCGCGCGGCGGTGAGCCGCCGCGGCCCGGGCCGCCCAGGAAGCACATTTATTGCACGAGGTTTCACTTTGGGGGCTTGTGCGGGCCCCCGGGAGCGCCTCAGTTCTTCGTGCGGCCCAGCAGTGCGTAAAGAATGATGGCCCCGAAGGTCGCGGTGCCGATGCCGCCGAGCGCGAAGTCGCCGAACTTCAGCGTGAAGTCGCCGGTGCCGATGATCAGCGTGATCGCGGCCACGATCAGGTTCTTGTTCTGCGAGAAGTCGACCTTGTTGTCGACCCAGATCTTGGCGCCCGCCACCGCGATCAGGCCGAACACCACGATGCTCACGCCGCCCATCACCGGCAGCGGGATGGCCTGGATCAGCGCGCCGAACTTGGGGCTGAAGCCCAGCACCAGCGCGATCACCGCGGCCACCACGAACACCGCGGTCGAGTAGATGCGGGTGGCGGCCATCACGCCGATGTTCTCGGCATAGGTGGTCACGCCGGTGCCGCCGGCCGCGCCGCTGACCACGGTGGCGATGCCGTCGCCGATGAAGGCGCGGCCCATGTAGCCGTCGAGGTTGCGCCCGGTCATGGCCGTCACCGCCTTCAGGTGGCCCAGGTTCTCGGCCACCAGGATGATCGCCACCGGCGCGATCAGCAGCATCGCGTTGGCCGTGAACACCGGCGCGGTGAAGGCCGGCAGGCCGAACCAGGCCGCGGCGGCGATGCCGCTGAGGTCCACCGGCTTGCCCAGGCCCATGCCGTTGGTCAGCACGGCATAGACGATCGTGGCCAGGATCAGCCCCACCAGGATCAGGAGCCGCTGCACCATGCCGCGCGTGAACACCGCCACCAGGCCCACGCAGAGGAAGGTCAGCGCCTGCATCCAGGCGTCGAAGTTGCCGGCCGCCATGTTCTTGATCGGCACGTTCGCGAGGTTGAGCCCGATCACCGCCACCACCGCGCCGGTCACCACCGGCGGCATGAAGCGCTCGATCCAGCCCGTGCCCACGGCCTGCACGATGGCGCCGATCAGGATGTAGACCACGCCGCAGGCCACGATGCCGCCCAGTGCCACCGCGATGTTGGCGTTGGGCCCCTTGCCGGCGTAGCCGCTGGCCGCGATCACCACGCCGATGAAGGCGAAGCTCGAGCCCAGGTAGCTGGGCACCTTGCCGCCCGTGATCAGGAAGAAGATCAGCGTGCCGATGCCGCTCATCAGGATCGCGATGTTGGGGCTGAAGCCCATCAGGATCGGCGCCAGCACGGTGGCGCCGAACATCGCGATCACGTGCTGCACGCCCATGAATCCGGTCTGGACCCAGGGCAGGCGTTCGTCGGGCGCGACCACGCGCCCCTCGGTGGCGGCGACTTCACGCCAGGTGAATGGACTGCTCATGCTGTGTCTCCTCTTGTCGTGTTCCAGGCTTGTAGGGTGCCGGTCATGCTCAGCCCTTGGGCTGGAGCACCGCCATTGTGATGCGCGAAACGCAGGTCAGCTCGCCCGCCTCGTTGGTCAGGTCGATCTGCCAGACCTGGGTGCTGCGCCCGCGGTGCACCGGGCGGGCGGTGCCGATCACCCAGCCGCTCGAGGCCGAGCGGATGTGGTTGGCGTTGATGTCCAGGCCCACGGCGCGGTCGCCCTCGGGCGCCGAATAGTGGGCGCCGCACGAGCCCAGCGTCTCGGCCAGCACCACCGACACGCCGCCGTGCAGGATGCCGTAGGGCTGGCGCGTGCGGTTGTCAACCGGGCAGCGGGCGCGGATGAAGTCGTCGCCGACCTCGAGGAATTCGATGCCCAGGTGTTCCACGGTGGTGCCGACGTGGCTTTGGGTCAGGGCCTCGACCGAGATGTCTTTCTTCCAGATGCGCATGGCGTGCTCGTCTTTCGTGTTGGTGTGCTTGCAAAAGGGTGGCGGAAACTATAGCGACGGTGGCTGACATCGGCAGTCGCCTAGGCGTGCTACGTTGAGTCCATGAAATCCCCCTCCCGGCGCGTCCGGTTCTGGCTCGCCGGCTCGGCCCTGGTGCTGCTGGCGGGCGCCCTCGCGCTGTGGGGGGCGGCGCGCTGGCTGCTGCCCAGCGACACCGAGGTGTCGCAACGCATCGCCGAGGGCTTCGAGAAGCACTACGGCCTCGGCCTCAGGATCGGCGGCGCCCACTGGTCGCTGCTGCCGATGCCGGTGCTGGTGCTGACCGATGTCGCCACCGACCAGCCGCGCCCGGTCACCGTGCACCGCATCGCGCTGCGGCTGCAGCTCGCGCCGCTGCTGAAGCGCGTGGTCGCGGCCGACACGCTCGAGGTCGAGGGCGCGGTGCTGCCCGGTGAATCGATCCGTGCCTTCCGCGGCCGCGCGCCCGAGACCGTGGAGAAGGGCCGGATCGCCTTGCCCGCGCCCTGGACCCTGGCCGAGACCCCGCTCGAGCGGCTGCGCTGGCGCGACGTGCGCTGGATCGACCGGCGCGACATCGAACTGGCCTACGACGGCCAGATCGACTTCGACCCCGGCTGGCGCCCGCGCCATGCGCTGGCCGAGCGCACGCAGGCCTCGCCGCCGGCCCGGCTGCGGCTGGACCGCGAGGGCAGCAACGACCGCTGGCAGACCCGCATCGACGTGGCGGGCGGCAGCTGGAACGGCGTCAGCCGCTTCGAGACGCTGGACGACGGCCGGCTGCGCGTGTCGGCCGAGCTCGCGCCGCGCGACGTCGACATCGAGGCGCTGGTCCAGACCTTCGGGCGCCGCACCTTCGTCGCCGGCAAGCTCCATGGCCAGACCACGCTGACGGCCGAGGCCGACAAGGTCGGCGCCCTGATGCGCGGCCTGCGCACGCGCACCGTTTTCTCGGTCAGCCCGGCGACCCTGACCAAGCTCGACCTCGCCAAGGCCGTGAGTACCGCCGGCATCAGCCGCGGCGGGCGCACCGCGCTCGACGAGCTCAGCGGCACGCTCGACACCGAGGCCACGCCCGACGGCACCGTACTGCGCTACACCAACCTCAAGGCGCGCTCGGGCGTGCTCACCGCCAGCGGCAACGTGCGGCTGTTCAACCGCCGCATCCAGGGCGATGCCGCGGTCGACCTGATCGACGGCGTGGTCGGCGTGCCGCTGAAGATCGGCGGCACCCTGAGCGATCCCGAGCTCTCGCTGACCGGCGCCGCGCTCGCGGGCGCGGCCGTCGGCAGCGCGGTGCTGCCGGGCGTGGGCACGGCGATCGGCGCGCGCGTGGGACAGCAGGTCGAGCGGCTGTTCGGACTCGACGAGCCGCCCGGCTCGAAGAAGAAGCCCAAGCCCTAGCCGATCGCCTTGAGCACCGCCGGCACCGTCAGCACCGCCGTGTAGTAGCCCATGAACTGCACCCCGGTGTTGAAGCCGATGGCGCGCGACAGCAGCCCGCCGAGCAGCCCCATGGTGAGGATCACGAACAGCCCCAGCAGCTGCCCTTCCCAGACGCTGATCACCACGATCAGGCCGACGAAGGTGGCGATGATCGCCTCGTGGCTGACCTTGCGCGAGACGAACAGCGCCGCGCGGCGCGCGAAGTTCATGGTGAAGGGATAGGCCACCAGCGCCGCGAGGATCACCGCCAGCATGCCGTAGCCCAAAAATTCCCAGTGGCTCAGCAGGTTGTGCAGGTTGTGGGTCTGGCCGGTGGCGGCGTCGATGGTGAACACCGGCGGCGCATTGAACAGCGGCGCGGCCGGGCCCGCGGCCACCGGGCTCAGCGGCAGGCCGATCGCGATCAGCGGGATCAGCGCCTCGGCCACGTAGGTGGCCTCGGTCACGCCGTTGCGCGCGGCCAGCGTGGTGGTGAGCCGGTGGTAGGCATGCTTGATGCGCGAGCCGACCAGCTCGCCGAGCACCACCGTCATCGCGACCGGGCTGAAGACGAAGGTGGCGCTCGAGATGGTGGCGGTGGCCAGCGTCCATTTGACCTGGCCGCGGTCGAGCACCTTGAAGGGGTTCGGGAAGTAGCCGGTCCAGCCCTTCACGTCGGGCGCCAGCGAGAAGGTGCGCACCTTCTCGCGCGCCATGCGCGCCCTCGCCGTCGGCGACAGCACCGAGAACAGGTCGGCCACCAGCGGCCCGATCGCGATGCCGAGGAAGTAGCTGATGCTGAGCTTCACGCCGTACTTGGCGGTCAGCGACTGCAGCGCCACGATCACGATCACGAACGGCACCAGCGTCGCCACCGAGGCCCAGCGCCCGCTCGAGAACCAGGCGATGGCGACGGCCGCCACCACGAAGATCCATGGCGCCGCCTTGGTGATGGCCGCGCCGTAGGGCGCGAGCAGCACCGCGAACAGCACGGCCAGCGGCACCG is from Variovorax paradoxus and encodes:
- a CDS encoding pyrimidine utilization transport protein G yields the protein MSSPFTWREVAATEGRVVAPDERLPWVQTGFMGVQHVIAMFGATVLAPILMGFSPNIAILMSGIGTLIFFLITGGKVPSYLGSSFAFIGVVIAASGYAGKGPNANIAVALGGIVACGVVYILIGAIVQAVGTGWIERFMPPVVTGAVVAVIGLNLANVPIKNMAAGNFDAWMQALTFLCVGLVAVFTRGMVQRLLILVGLILATIVYAVLTNGMGLGKPVDLSGIAAAAWFGLPAFTAPVFTANAMLLIAPVAIILVAENLGHLKAVTAMTGRNLDGYMGRAFIGDGIATVVSGAAGGTGVTTYAENIGVMAATRIYSTAVFVVAAVIALVLGFSPKFGALIQAIPLPVMGGVSIVVFGLIAVAGAKIWVDNKVDFSQNKNLIVAAITLIIGTGDFTLKFGDFALGGIGTATFGAIILYALLGRTKN
- a CDS encoding hotdog fold thioesterase, with protein sequence MRIWKKDISVEALTQSHVGTTVEHLGIEFLEVGDDFIRARCPVDNRTRQPYGILHGGVSVVLAETLGSCGAHYSAPEGDRAVGLDINANHIRSASSGWVIGTARPVHRGRSTQVWQIDLTNEAGELTCVSRITMAVLQPKG
- the minE gene encoding cell division topological specificity factor MinE — translated: MSFLSFLLGEKKKTASVAKERLQIILAHERSSLSGKRRPDYLPELQRELVAVISKYVAINPEDIKVHLETQDNLEVLDIKIELPDPAPTPAR
- the minD gene encoding septum site-determining protein MinD; amino-acid sequence: MAKIVVVTSGKGGVGKTTTSASFSSGLALAGKKTAVIDFDVGLRNLDLIMGCERRVVYDLINVIQGEANLSQALIKDKQCENLFVLAASQTRDKEALTQEGVEKVLADLAAMDFDYIVCDSPAGIETGAMMAMHFADEALVVTNPEVSSVRDSDRILGMLSSKTKRAKDGGDPVKEHLLITRYNPNRVAGGQMLSLEDIQDILRIPLIGVIPESESVLHASNQGVPAIHDKDTDVAQAYSDVVARFLGEDKPMRFVEAEKPGFFKRIFGGR
- a CDS encoding tripartite tricarboxylate transporter permease; the encoded protein is MGLVGAVVFAAIGLVSGTDETTTLAPLTLLVVLLGVPPAGVFTFFLAAAVAKHMTHAVPTALLGIPGDTMATPLLQDANMLRNLGVPHIALRKMVSGAIIAAFVAVPLAVLFAVLLAPYGAAITKAAPWIFVVAAVAIAWFSSGRWASVATLVPFVIVIVALQSLTAKYGVKLSISYFLGIAIGPLVADLFSVLSPTARARMAREKVRTFSLAPDVKGWTGYFPNPFKVLDRGQVKWTLATATISSATFVFSPVAMTVVLGELVGSRIKHAYHRLTTTLAARNGVTEATYVAEALIPLIAIGLPLSPVAAGPAAPLFNAPPVFTIDAATGQTHNLHNLLSHWEFLGYGMLAVILAALVAYPFTMNFARRAALFVSRKVSHEAIIATFVGLIVVISVWEGQLLGLFVILTMGLLGGLLSRAIGFNTGVQFMGYYTAVLTVPAVLKAIG
- the minC gene encoding septum site-determining protein MinC, whose protein sequence is MADVSAARTRAVFEFKSATLPLIAVILKTTDLGVLAEALDAQLADSPDFFEQEPVVIDLSQLPEASAEGGAGDALDFEALRGLLARHQTQPIAVRGGSEAQHAAARAAGLVVTDMPAAPAPRPAEPPPATPSPAPQIVREVPVPANGTLLIDRPLRSGQQVYARGGDVIVTAVVSHGAEVIADGNVHVYAPLRGKAIAGARGNTEARIFSTCLEAQLVAVAGIYRTSEVPLPDTVLAKAAQIRLDGKKIVIEPIA